The genomic window GGCCGCCTCGACGTCCTGGGCGACGGCCTCGTCGAGCTGGCCGGACATGACGGACAGCCAGGCGAGACGGTGTCGACAGGACACGACGCTCGAGGCGCTCCGGGACGTGGCGGCCTCCAGGGCCGCGGCGGTGGTACGGGCCGCGCCGTAGACGTCGCCCTGGACGTGGGCCAGGGCGGAGCGGCTGAGCTCCAGCTGGGTGCGCACGTGCCCGTGGGGGTCGGCGTCGAGCCGCTCGAGGCGCTCGACGAGGACCTGGGCGACGGCGAGCAGCTCCTCCCCCTCGGCCGCGGCCTGCGGGGACAGCGCCGTGCCGGTGCCCGTGAGGCAGGCGCCCGCGACGGCGACGAGGTCCTCCGCCCGCTCGGGTCCGGCGGGGGCGTCGAGGACCTCCTGCGCGAGGGACCGCGCCCGGGCACGCAGCGAGGCAGCACGGTCCGTCGCTGCCCGCGCCTCCTCGGGGTCCTCCGGCCCGGGGGCGGCGGCCTCCATGGCGATGTCCACCTCGAGCAGCCTGGCGTGGTGCGCCGCGCCGGCAAGAGCGGACCGCTCGGCGTCGCCCTGGTCGAGCAGGCGCCTGAGGGCGCGCCAGGCCTCGAAGGCCCGCGGGGCGTCCTGCATGTCGCCGAGCAGGCGGGCGCGGGCCTCGGCGGCCGCGACCTCGCGGCCCTGGGGCGGCTCGGTGGTGAGGACGCCGTGGAGGTGGAGCCAGTCCAGGAGCCTGCTGCGCTCGATGAGGTCGCCCGCGACGCCGAGCGTCGCCGTGAGGCGGTCGAGGGCCTCGGTGAGGTCCGCCGGGGGCACGAAGGCGGGCTCGACGGCCCGGCCCGCCCCGGCGGAGGCCCCGGATGACGGTGCGGCGGAGGAGTTCGCGGAGGGGGCGTCGGACGGGCCGCCCTGGCGGCCGGGGAGCCAGCCGGAGAGGCGGCTCCTCAGCCCTGCCGGGCGGGGGGCGGGCTCCTCGGGGGCGGCGGTCTCCAGCAGCTCGACGCGCTCGCCGCGCGGGGCCCCGCCGGGGGCCTCAGCGGGGGCGCCACCGCCCTCGGCGGCGCCGTCCCCGGCACGACCCACCGGCGGCATGGCGAGGCTCTCCTCGAGGAGCTCGGTGCGCACGCGGTTGCCGTTGCGGGCGTCGAAGCGGGCGGTGAGCGCACGGACCCAGTCCTCGGTCCGCGCAGCGGCCTGGGCCAGGGTCGCTGGCCCCTCGACGCTCCACCCGGGGGCCCACAGGGTGTTCTCGGGCAGCTCGACCTCCAGGGGCTCGTCGCCTCGTCCCTCGCGCACCGCCTCGCGCAGGACGAGGGTCATGCCGGTGAGGAGGTCCACGAGGGCGGCGGCGGAGTCGCTGCGCGCGGTCCAGGGCGCGTGGTGGCGCAGGAGGCGCAGGCCCCGGTCGAGGTGTCCGGACAGGGCGAGGTAGCTCAGGTGCCACCCGACGTTGGCGACGTGCTCCAGGCTGTGCGCGTGCTTGCGGTAGGCGCGCACGTGCGCGCTCCAGGCCTGCTGGTGACGGCCGGAGCGCAGGAGGGGCAGCAGGAGCATGGACTGCATGCTCGCGGGCTGCTCGTCGCAGCCCGCCCCCGCGCGGAGGACCGGCACGCCGACGGCGAGGGCGCGGGCGTCGTCGTGCTCGCTGAGCGCCTGGAGGACCTCGTGCTCGGGGTCGCAGGCGGCGCAGTCCGAGCTCTCGTCGGGGGGCGTGGCGCGCCACGCGGCGAGCTGCGCGGCGGCGAGGTCCGGCCGCCCCAGGGAGCGCTCGACGTTGAACAGGGTGCCGTGGACGGAGTGCATCGAGGCTCCCTGGCTGCGGTAGAAGGCCTCCATCGCGGCCTCGAGCTCGCGCACCTGCTCCAGGGGGACGCCCGGGTTCCGGGCCACCACCTCGAGCGCCGACTTGTAGCACCAGCGCAGGTGGTCGATCTCGGGCTGGTCGAAGAGGTCGGGGCGCTCCTCGAGCCGCGCCAGGCACCAGGCGAAGGGGGCCAGGGCCTTCCAGTCCTCACCGCCCCACAGGTAGGCGTGGAGGAGCAGGACGCGGGCGCGCACGTCGAGCCGCTCGTCACCGGCGGCGACGGCGGCGTCGGAGACCTGCGCGAGGCGGGCGGAGCGCTCCGGCCCCAGGGGGAGGGTGAGGGCCTCCTCAAGAAGCTCGGCGAGGTCGTCGTGGTTCATCCCTGGTCTCCTTCCGCCCCGGGGCGGGGCTCGGGCTCGGTGGGTGCGGGAGGCTCGGAGGCGGTGGGGCTGGTGGCGGCTGCGGGTACGGCGGGCGCGCCCGGCCCGCTCGGCCCCGTGGCGCCGGCGGGCGCGTCCGGCCCGCTCGGTCCGGCGGGGGCGGCGGGCTCAGCCGGTGCGGTGGGGCGGGCGGGTGCGGCGTCGCCCCCGGTGTCCAGGGCCGCGGTGAGCAGGGCGGTGAGGGTGCGGGCGGCCCAGGCGCGCTCCCGGGCCGACAGGACGTGGTGCCCGGACAGGAGGCACTGGACGTAGAGACCGCGCAGGACGTCCTCGACGGCGGCGCGGTGCCGGTCCCCGGCCTCCGGGGAGCGCCCCGGGGCCGCGCCACCTGCCGCCGCCGTGGCAGCCGTCCCGGTCATACCGGCCGCGCCGGTCCTGCCGGTCGCACCAGCCGTCCCGGTGGGTGCCGCGCCGGGGCCGGTGACCTCGATGAGCCGGGCGACGAGGCTGTGGGAGCGGTTGAGGACCAGCCGCGCGCGCGGAACACGGGCGAAGGGGTCACTCACCCCCAGGACGGTCGCCCACGCGTCGGCGCCCGGGGCCCGCGAGGAGGAGGCGAGCGCCACCGAGGACTGCTGGACGCGCTGCCCGGCGAGGTCCGGGTCGGGCAGGTAGAGCGCCGGGAGGGTCAGGGGCGCGAAGCGCCGCAGGACCACCTCGACGTCGGCCTCCGCGAGCGCCCGCTCGGCGCGCTCGAGCAGGCCCAGGGCCTCGGCCTCCTCGGCGGGGTCGAGCGCCTTGAGCGCCTCGACGAGCTCGGTGGGGTCGACGAGCCGGATCCCCGCCGGGTCGGGGGCGCTCTCCCGGGCGGGGGCGTCGGCTCCTGCCGGGGCCGGGCCGCTCCCCTGGTCCTCGGCGTCGTCGAGGACCTCCGGGTGCCTGGTGAGCGCGGTGATGAGCTCCGTCTCGTGGACGTGCCCGGCGTTGACCAGGACGAGGCCCTGGGCGTCGGCGACGTCGGCCAGGGCGCGGTACTGGTCCGTCGTGCGCGTGTAGCGGACGCGCCCGCCCCGCCCCGCCAGGGAGGCGAGCCGGGCGAGGGTGAGGGGGCCCCGCGTCGTCGTCATAGGCAGGTGGCGCGCGACGAGGCGCAGCACCTCGGGGTCGTGGAGGGCGGCGGCGGACAGACCCAGGGCGTGCGCGGACAGGAAGGCGGTGAGCCGGCTGGGGGCGACGCGCCCGAGCCTCTCGAGCCAGTCGCGCACGCGCTGGCCGACGGCGTCCCGGACGGCGGCCAGGAGGTCGTCGTCACGCACGGACTCGCGCGAGGCGGTGAGGTGGAGGTTGCTCGCGTCGGCGACGACGCGCACGAACCCGGCCCAGTCGGGGGCGAGGCCCTCGGCGGAGCGGGACACGAGCATGCGGCCCACGGTGAGGGTGTGGCGGGCGGCGTCGGCGGGGGCGGCCCGGTCCAGGATGACGACCGTGCCGCGCAGCCCGGCCTCGGGGACCGTGAGCTCGAGCATGTCGAAGGGGTCCGCGCCGAGCTCCTGGCGGCAGCGGCGGCGGGCCTCCTCACGGGGCAGCTCCCACAGGCCCTGTCCGCGGCCGTGGCGGGTGGTGAGGCCGTCGGCGGACGTGACGAGGATGTCGACGTCGAGCAGGGAGCCGAACTCCGTCACGAGGGCGCGGACGGTGTCGGGGGCCAGCCAGGGCTCCGAGGGCAGGGCGGTGAGGGTGATGCTCGTGCCGGTGCTCGGCACGGCGGCGGGGTCGAGCCTCTCGACGTCGTAGGTGCCGTCGGCCCCGCCCCGCCAGCGCACGGGGTCGCCGCCGTGGGCGGAGCGGGAGGTGACGAGGATCTGCGGGCTCACCATGAAGCAGGAGAGCAGGCCGATGCCGAACTGGCCCAGGTAGTCGCCGCGGGAGAGGCCGAGCTCGTCGCGCTTGGAGCTCGAGCCGATCGTCGACAGGAGGGTCTCGGTCTCCTCCAGGGTGAGGCCGATGCCGGTGTCGGTGCAGGTGAGCCGGGAGGCGCCGTCGGAGGTGCCCAGGGTGAGGGTGACGGTGGCGGGGCAGCCGGGCTCCAGGGCACGTCGCGCGGTGATGGCGTCCACGGCGTTCTGCAGGAGCTCGCGCACGTAGACGCGGGGGCCGGAGTACAGGGAGCGGGAGAGGACGTCGACCATGCCGCGCAGGTCGACCTGGAAGGTGGACACGCTCAGCCCTGGTCCCGGGCGGCGAGCAGCGGGTCGATCCGCTGCCAGGCGCGCTGGGCGGCCCTCACGTCGTCGACGGCCTGCGGGGCGGGCAGGCCGAGCTCCTCGGCGAGGCGGTTGAGGGTCCGGGCGACGGCCCCCAGGAGGCTCGAGCTGAGCGCCCCCAGCTGGGCGTCGTGGAGGCCGGAGCCCACGGGGACCCAGGACGAGGCCAGGAGGACGAGACGGTCCTGGGCGGTGAGGAGGCGCACGGAGACGAGGGGGTCGCGGTGGGCCGTGCCCCTGAGCGCGTCCTCGAGGGCGGCCGGGTCGAGGAGGCCCGCGGCGGGCGGGAGCTCGTAGGCCGCCTGGGCGCGCAGGAGGGGCGAGGGGCGGGTGAGGAGGGTCAGCCGCAGGGGCAGGTGCCACACGGCGCCGACGACGAGGCCGCGCCGGACCATCCGCAGGCTCGGGTCGTCCCGGCCGATGAGCTCGTCGAGCCTGCCGGCCGTGAGCGGCGGGGTGAGGGCGTCGGGGTCGGTCCATCAGGGCACGTCAGGCCTCCTCGTGGGGCTCGGCGGGGTGCAGGGAGTCCTCGAGGAGGGCGGCGCTGGAGCCGAGCAGCCCGGTCGCCCACTGGAGCCACTCGTCGAGCTGGGCGTCGCTCATCCCCTCCTCCACGGGCGTGGCCGCGTCGAGGACGACGTCGAGGCCGGGGCGGGGCCCCTCGGGCTCGGCCGGGTCGTCGGGGCCGGACGGGAGGATCGTGAGGACGGGGGCCGGCTCGTGGCTGAGGAGGTGGGCGGCGGCGGCGCGGACCGCTCCGGCCCGCTCGTCCGTGGCCTCGACGCTGAGGACGGTCCTGGCGGCGAGGCCGGCACCGTCCGGGGAGACCCAGAGGACGACCTCCCTGCTCCCCCCGTGGTGGGGCAGGGCGAGGACGAGGCGGTCGTCGTCGCGGGTGGTGGGGAGCCCGTGCAGCCGCGCCCAGTGCTCCAGCCGCTCGACTCGTACGGTGGGAAGAGCAGTCACCCCGTCACGATAACGGTGCGGGAGGCGCCGCGCCCCATGGACCGGGCGGGTGGCTCATGGGGAGAGCGCCCCAGGACCTCGGGGGCCGAGGGCCATGGCTCAGCTTCCCAGGGCCCGAGGCCCAGGGGGCGGACCCAGAGGTCGCTTCTCGCCATCCGCGTCCCCGGAGGATCCTGAGGCCCAGGGGCTCAGAGGGCTCAGAGCCCGAGGAAGCGGGCGACCTCCTCGGATCCCGGGGCGGCGCGCAGCTCGGCCATCGGGGCGTTGGCCAGGAGTCGGCCGGCGCTGCGTCCCGCCCCCATGACGCCCACCCGGTCGGCGACGGCCTGGGCCTCGGCGTGGTCGTGGGTGACGTAGAGGGCGGTCGTGCCCTGGCCGGTGAGGATGCGCCGGAGCTCCGCGGACAGCTCCTCGCGCAGGGCGCGGTCCAGGGCGGACAGGGGCTCGTCGAGCAGGAGGAGGCGCGGGCGGGGGGCCAGGGAGCGGGCCAGGGCGACGCGCTGGGCCTGGCCGCCGGACAGCGTGGCGACGTCACGGGGGCCGTAGCCGGGCAGGCCGACGAGCTCGAGGACCTCCTCGACCCGCTCACGGCGCCGCGCTCGCGGCCACCCGGCCAGGCCGTAGGCGACGTTGCCGGCGACGTCACGGAAGCCGAAGAGCTGCCCCTCCTGGAACATGAGGCCGAAGCCCCGCTTGTGGACGGGGACGGTGGTGACGTCCTCGCCGTCCCAGGTGACGCGGCCGCCGGCGAGGTCCTCGAGGCCGGCGACGGCGCGCAGCAGGGAGGACTTGCCGCAGCCGGAGGGGCCCAGGAGGGCCTGGACGGTGCCGGTGGGCACGGTGAGGCTGACGCCGTCGACGGCGGTGACGGTGCTGGTGCGCCGTCGTCCGCGCCCGGTGGCGGGGTAGACGACGGTGAGGTCCACGACGTCGAGCCCGGCACCCGCCGGGGCCTGCGGGCCCTCGGGGCGGCCCGGGGCGTGGGGGCGCTCAGTGGCGGTCATCGTCGTTCCTCTCCCCGCCCCCGTCGTGGGGGTGCGGGCTCTCGGGGGTGGTCGCCGGGCGGGGCCGTGACCCGGTGCCGGGGGCCGCGCCCCCGCCGGCGGAGGGTGCTGCCGCGTCGGCGGGCACGGCGGAGGGGGCCGGGCCGGGGACAGGGGTGGGCGCAGGGGTGGCTGAGACGGTCCCTCGAGCGGCCGAGACGGTCGCGGGGGCGGCGGCGGTCTGGGCCCACTCGCAGGCCAGCATGATGACGGCGGTGCCCAGCGCGAGGACGACGCCGGCGGCCAGCCCCATCCCCTGGTTCTGGGCGCCGGGCGAGCCGATGAGTCGGTAGAGGACGACCGGCAGGGTCGGCTCCTGGGGGCGGGCGAGGAAGCTCGTCGCCCCGAACTCTCCGAGGCTCGTCGCGAGCGCGAAGCCGGCGGCGAGGCCCCCCGCGCGCAGGAGGTGGGGGCCGTCGACGGTGGCGAGGACGCGCCCGGGTCCGGCGCCCAGGGCCGCGGCGGCCTCGCGCTGGCGCGGGTCGATGGCGCGCAGCGCGGGCAGGAGGGTGCGGACGACGAGGGGCACGGCGACGACCGCCTGGGCGAGCGGCAGGATCCACCAGGACCGCGTCAGCGACAGCGGCGGGCGCGAGAGGGTGATGAGGAAGCCGAAGCCGACGGTGACCGCAGAGACCCCCAGCGGCAGCATGAAGAGGGAGTCGAGGAGCGCGACGCCGCGGCGTGCCCAGCGACCGCGAGGCCGCCGGGAGACGATGAGGGAGACCGCTGCACCGATGGCGAGCGCGATCGCCGCCGCCGCGAGCGCCACCTTGAGCGAGTTCCCGGCGGCCTGCCAGACCGTGACGATGAGGGCGTTCGAACCGCCGGTGGTGCCGAGGTCGCGGTAGTTCGCGAGGGTCCACTCCCCCGCTCGCCGCAGGGAGCGCAGCACGAGGACGACGATCGGCCCGACCAGCAGGCCGATGACGACCGTGAGGGTGAGCAGGAGCGCCGGGAGGTCGGCGGCGCGCAGCCGGGTGGCGGGCACGTCGAGGCGCAGGCGCAGGCTCGCCTGGCTGGCGGCGCGGGCGCGCTCCGCGACCCACAGGACGGCGGCGATGACGAGGAGCTGGAGGACGGAGAGGACGGCGGCGCCGCGCAGGTCGAGGTACTGGGCGGTGAGCACGTAGATCTCTGTCTCGATGGTGCCGATCCCGGTGCCGCCGAGGACGAGGACGACGCCGTAGGCGGTGGCGCAGAAGAGGAAGGTGAGGGAGGCGGCCGAGGCGATGGCGGGCATGAGGCTCGGCAGGGTGACGGTGCGGAAGGCCCGCCACGGCGAGGCTCCCAGGGCTCGGGCGGCCTCGACGGCGCGGGGGTCGAGGCGGGACCACATGGTGCCGACGGTGCGCACGACGAGCCCGTAGTTGAAGAAGACGAGGGCGGCGACGACGGTCGTCGTCGTGCCGTCGAGGTGGAGGGCGCCGAGCGGCCCGCCGGTGGTGACGAGGGCGTGGAAGGCGACGCCGACGACGACGCTGGGCAGGACGAAGGGGACGATGACGAGGCCGCGCAGGAGGTCGCGGCCGGCGAAGCGGCGGCGGTAGAGGACGAGGGCTCCGGGCACGCCGAGGAGGACGCAGCCCAGGGTGCCGAGCGTCGCCTGGACGAGGGTCTGGCGGATGATCCGCCAGGTGCGGGCGCGGGTGAGGACCTCGCCGAAGCCAGAGAGGTCGAGGGCGCCGTCGGGGGCGAGGCCGCGGCCGACGAGGGTGAGGACGGGCCAGGCGAAGAGAAGGCCGAGGAAGACGAGCGGGACGACGACGGCGAGCGTCCAGCCGGCCCGCTCGCCCCACCCCGCCCGTGGCCCCCGCCCGCACCCTCCTCGCGAGATCGGGACTTCCTGACCCCGAGATCGGGACATCCTGACCGCGAGATCGGGACGTTCCGACCGCAGGCTCGGTCCGGCGATGGGCGACGGCTGCTCGCCGCCGCCCACCGCCGTCGTCGGCTCCCCGACCGGCCCGCCCCCCGGCGTCGTCACTGGCCGACGGCCTCGGTCCAGGTCTGCAGCCAGGCCTCGCGGTTCTTCGTGATCTCGTCCGCCTCGACGACGATCGGGTCGTCGGAGGTGGCGCCGAACTTCTGCATGGCCTCGGAAAGGGTCGCCTCGGGGTTGACCGGGTACATGTACATGGAGTCCGGGATCGCGGACTGGACCTTCTTGCTCAGCATCCACTCGACGAAGGCCTTGCCGCCGGCCGGGTTCGCGGCGCCGGCGAGCACGCCCGCGTACTCGACCTGACGGGTCGCGGTGGACAGCACCGACGCCGTCGTCGAGGACTTGCCGTCGTCGGAGAGGGTCGAGGCCGGGGAGGAGGAGTAGGAGACGACGATCGGGTAGGCGCCCTTGCCCTCGCCCGCGGAGAAGTCCGTCTCGTAGGCGTCGGTCCAGCCGGAGTCGATCTTCGCGCCGTTGGCGACGAGCTTCTTCCAGTAGTCCGCGAAGCCGTCCTCGCCGAAGTGGCCGATGGTGGCCAGGAGGAAGGCGAGGCCGGTGGAGGAGGTCGAGGGGTTGATGGCGACGAGGAGGTCCTTGTAGTCGTCCTTGATGAGGTCCTCGAAGGAGGTCGGGGCGGCCAGGCCCTTCTTCTCGAACCAGTCGACGTCGTAGTTGAGGCAGACCTCGCCGAAGTCGATGGGGGCCAGGGCCTTCTGCCCGTCGACGAGGTACTGGTCCGCGCCCTCGGGCAGGGCCACGGTCTGGGAGGTGTCGATGACGCCCTCGGACAGGACGCGCGAGGCGAAGGAGTTGTCGACGCCGAAGACGACGTCGCCCTGG from Actinomyces radicidentis includes these protein-coding regions:
- a CDS encoding ABC transporter ATP-binding protein, with amino-acid sequence MTATERPHAPGRPEGPQAPAGAGLDVVDLTVVYPATGRGRRRTSTVTAVDGVSLTVPTGTVQALLGPSGCGKSSLLRAVAGLEDLAGGRVTWDGEDVTTVPVHKRGFGLMFQEGQLFGFRDVAGNVAYGLAGWPRARRRERVEEVLELVGLPGYGPRDVATLSGGQAQRVALARSLAPRPRLLLLDEPLSALDRALREELSAELRRILTGQGTTALYVTHDHAEAQAVADRVGVMGAGRSAGRLLANAPMAELRAAPGSEEVARFLGL
- a CDS encoding thiamine ABC transporter substrate-binding protein, with translation MSTTITRRAVLAGSATAVAGLALAACSGGSSGSSSSVTASPSGTVTLVTHDSFNLPKEIESQFQADTGCSLTVVTMGDGGELVNKLVLTKDAPQGDVVFGVDNSFASRVLSEGVIDTSQTVALPEGADQYLVDGQKALAPIDFGEVCLNYDVDWFEKKGLAAPTSFEDLIKDDYKDLLVAINPSTSSTGLAFLLATIGHFGEDGFADYWKKLVANGAKIDSGWTDAYETDFSAGEGKGAYPIVVSYSSSPASTLSDDGKSSTTASVLSTATRQVEYAGVLAGAANPAGGKAFVEWMLSKKVQSAIPDSMYMYPVNPEATLSEAMQKFGATSDDPIVVEADEITKNREAWLQTWTEAVGQ
- a CDS encoding ABC transporter permease — encoded protein: MSRSRGQEVPISRGGCGRGPRAGWGERAGWTLAVVVPLVFLGLLFAWPVLTLVGRGLAPDGALDLSGFGEVLTRARTWRIIRQTLVQATLGTLGCVLLGVPGALVLYRRRFAGRDLLRGLVIVPFVLPSVVVGVAFHALVTTGGPLGALHLDGTTTTVVAALVFFNYGLVVRTVGTMWSRLDPRAVEAARALGASPWRAFRTVTLPSLMPAIASAASLTFLFCATAYGVVLVLGGTGIGTIETEIYVLTAQYLDLRGAAVLSVLQLLVIAAVLWVAERARAASQASLRLRLDVPATRLRAADLPALLLTLTVVIGLLVGPIVVLVLRSLRRAGEWTLANYRDLGTTGGSNALIVTVWQAAGNSLKVALAAAAIALAIGAAVSLIVSRRPRGRWARRGVALLDSLFMLPLGVSAVTVGFGFLITLSRPPLSLTRSWWILPLAQAVVAVPLVVRTLLPALRAIDPRQREAAAALGAGPGRVLATVDGPHLLRAGGLAAGFALATSLGEFGATSFLARPQEPTLPVVLYRLIGSPGAQNQGMGLAAGVVLALGTAVIMLACEWAQTAAAPATVSAARGTVSATPAPTPVPGPAPSAVPADAAAPSAGGGAAPGTGSRPRPATTPESPHPHDGGGERNDDDRH
- a CDS encoding HSP90 family protein is translated as MSTFQVDLRGMVDVLSRSLYSGPRVYVRELLQNAVDAITARRALEPGCPATVTLTLGTSDGASRLTCTDTGIGLTLEETETLLSTIGSSSKRDELGLSRGDYLGQFGIGLLSCFMVSPQILVTSRSAHGGDPVRWRGGADGTYDVERLDPAAVPSTGTSITLTALPSEPWLAPDTVRALVTEFGSLLDVDILVTSADGLTTRHGRGQGLWELPREEARRRCRQELGADPFDMLELTVPEAGLRGTVVILDRAAPADAARHTLTVGRMLVSRSAEGLAPDWAGFVRVVADASNLHLTASRESVRDDDLLAAVRDAVGQRVRDWLERLGRVAPSRLTAFLSAHALGLSAAALHDPEVLRLVARHLPMTTTRGPLTLARLASLAGRGGRVRYTRTTDQYRALADVADAQGLVLVNAGHVHETELITALTRHPEVLDDAEDQGSGPAPAGADAPARESAPDPAGIRLVDPTELVEALKALDPAEEAEALGLLERAERALAEADVEVVLRRFAPLTLPALYLPDPDLAGQRVQQSSVALASSSRAPGADAWATVLGVSDPFARVPRARLVLNRSHSLVARLIEVTGPGAAPTGTAGATGRTGAAGMTGTAATAAAGGAAPGRSPEAGDRHRAAVEDVLRGLYVQCLLSGHHVLSARERAWAARTLTALLTAALDTGGDAAPARPTAPAEPAAPAGPSGPDAPAGATGPSGPGAPAVPAAATSPTASEPPAPTEPEPRPGAEGDQG